From one Vicia villosa cultivar HV-30 ecotype Madison, WI unplaced genomic scaffold, Vvil1.0 ctg.000233F_1_1, whole genome shotgun sequence genomic stretch:
- the LOC131625692 gene encoding peroxidase E5-like, translating into MNPLRFLATALCCVAIVFGGLTFPSNAQLDPFFYIQTCPQLHFIVYEILFNVAQTDARMPASLIRLHFHDCFVQGCDASVLLNTTDTIVTEQDAFPNINSLRGLDVINQIKTAVERSCPDTVSCADILTLSAGISSVLTGGPGWLVPLGRRDSLTANQTLANQNLPGPSFSLPQLKSAFANQGLTTLDLVSLSGAHTFGRSRCRLFSDRLYNFNSTGKPDPTLDPAYLKVLQKQCPQDGPGTNRVNFDPTTPDTLDKNFYNNLQVKKGLLQSDQELFSTPGADTISIVNKFANNENAFFKNFRKSMIKMGNIGVLTGKKGEIRKQCNFINKKKKSSELDITNGDLVSSM; encoded by the exons ATGAACCCCCTTCGTTTCTTAGCTACAGCTTTGTGCTGTGTTGCAATTGTGTTTGGAGGATTAACCTTCCCCTCAAATGCACAACTTGATCCATTTTTTTACATTCAAACTTGTCCCCAATTGCATTTTATTGTATATGAAATCTTATTCAACGTTGCTCAGACAGATGCCCGAATGCCTGCTAGTCTCATCAGGCTCCACTTTCATGACTGCTTTGTTCAA GGTTGTGATGCATCCGTTTTGTTGAACACAACTGATACCATTGTGACTGAACAAGATGCCTTCCCAAATATCAATTCCTTGAGAGGTTTAGATGTTATAAATCAGATTAAAACTGCAGTAGAACGTTCTTGTCCAGACACAGTTTCTTGTGCTGATATTCTTACACTTTCTGCTGGAATATCTTCTGTTTTG ACCGGAGGTCCAGGTTGGTTGGTTCCATTGGGAAGAAGAGATAGTTTAACCGCAAACCAAACCCTTGCTAATCAAAATCTTCCAGGTCCATCTTTCAGTTTACCTCAACTGAAATCTGCTTTTGCTAATCAAGGTCTCACCACACTTGATCTAGTATCACTCTCAGGGGCTCACACATTTGGAAGATCACGTTGCCGTTTATTTAGTGATCGATTGTACAACTTCAACAGTACAGGCAAACCTGATCCAACTCTCGATCCAGCTTACTTAAAAGTATTGCAAAAACAATGTCCTCAGGACGGACCTGGAACTAACCGTGTCAACTTCGATCCAACGACTCCTGATACATTGGACAAAAACTTCTACAACAATCTTCAAGTTAAAAAGGGTTTGCTTCAAAGTGACCAAGAATTGTTCTCAACACCAGGTGCAGATACCATTAGCATTGTCAACAAATTTGCAAATAACGAAAATGCTTTCTTTAAGAATTTTAGGAAGTCAATGATTAAAATGGGAAATATTGGTGTGCTTACTGGAAAGAAAGGTGAAATTAGAAAACAGTGCAATTTTATtaataagaagaagaaatcaTCTGAGTTGGATATTACTAATGGGGATTTGGTTAGTTCAATGTAA